A section of the SAR202 cluster bacterium genome encodes:
- a CDS encoding histidine--tRNA ligase: protein MFKAARGTKDILPEEQKYWRYVERVASTLAHRSGFRRLDTPVFEDAGLFQRSVGTGTDIMDKEVYLFEDRGGDKLTLRPEGTAPVCRAYLEHGMHSLPQPVRLYYFCPVFRYDRPQAGRYRQHHQFGVEVLGDGDALVDAEVVQLAWSLMANLGLKDVSLVVNSIGDAQCRPGYIKELQAYYRGHFDKLCGDCKARLENNPLRLLDCKKPACQPLQESAPKSSEHLCEACRAHWEQFKGYMAALGISYSVDHKLVRGLDYYTRTVFEILPPVEGAQSTLLGGGRYDGLMEQLDGRPTPGVGFATGMERLILNLQRQEVAVPDEEKPKYMLAAMTPEAAQAGVRLAARIRERGAGVVMGGQGRSMRSQMRSANSMGVPYVVILGEDELKAGTVTVKDMASGEQRKVGEGEFLGGV, encoded by the coding sequence GTGTTTAAGGCGGCGAGAGGGACCAAGGATATTTTGCCGGAGGAGCAGAAGTACTGGCGGTACGTGGAGCGGGTGGCGTCGACGCTGGCGCATCGAAGCGGGTTTAGAAGGCTGGACACGCCGGTGTTTGAGGATGCGGGGCTGTTCCAACGGTCGGTGGGGACCGGCACGGACATTATGGACAAGGAGGTGTACCTGTTCGAGGACCGGGGCGGCGACAAGCTGACGCTGCGGCCCGAGGGGACGGCGCCGGTCTGCCGCGCATATTTGGAGCACGGGATGCACAGCCTGCCCCAGCCGGTGCGGCTGTACTACTTCTGCCCGGTGTTTCGATACGACAGGCCGCAGGCGGGTCGGTATAGACAGCACCACCAGTTCGGGGTGGAGGTGCTGGGGGACGGCGACGCGCTGGTGGACGCCGAGGTGGTGCAGCTGGCGTGGAGCCTGATGGCCAACCTGGGGCTAAAGGACGTGTCGCTGGTGGTCAACAGCATCGGCGACGCGCAGTGCAGGCCCGGGTATATCAAGGAATTGCAGGCGTATTATCGAGGGCATTTCGACAAGCTGTGCGGCGACTGCAAGGCGAGGCTGGAGAACAACCCGCTGAGGCTGCTGGACTGCAAGAAACCGGCGTGCCAGCCGCTACAGGAGTCGGCGCCCAAGTCGTCGGAGCACTTGTGCGAGGCGTGCCGCGCGCACTGGGAGCAGTTCAAGGGGTACATGGCGGCGCTGGGGATATCGTACAGCGTCGACCATAAGCTGGTGCGTGGGCTGGACTATTACACGCGGACGGTGTTTGAGATTTTGCCGCCGGTGGAGGGGGCGCAGAGCACGCTTTTGGGCGGGGGCCGCTACGACGGGCTGATGGAGCAGTTGGACGGTCGTCCGACGCCGGGGGTGGGCTTCGCCACGGGGATGGAGCGGCTGATTCTGAACCTGCAACGGCAGGAGGTGGCGGTGCCCGATGAGGAGAAGCCGAAGTATATGCTGGCAGCGATGACGCCGGAGGCGGCCCAGGCGGGGGTGCGGCTGGCGGCGAGGATTCGAGAGCGGGGCGCGGGGGTAGTGATGGGAGGCCAAGGGCGGAGCATGCGGTCGCAGATGCGCAGCGCGAACTCGATGGGGGTGCCGTACGTGGTGATACTGGGGGAGGACGAGCTGAAGGCGGGGACGGTGACGGTTAAGGACATGGCGAGTGGGGAGCAACGGAAGGTGGGGGAGGGGGAGTTTTTGGGGGGCGTGTAG
- a CDS encoding type II toxin-antitoxin system VapC family toxin yields the protein MSVALQTERALLDTCVFSFIHKGDTRSKPYLTYLTSKFGCLSFITVGELYAWSKIRRWGKGQIEVLENALRAYVVLPYDKDLAVAFGSIRAESHQKGRAMSNNDAWVAACALRFGCTLLTNNRRHYEHLNGITIVSLP from the coding sequence ATTAGCGTGGCCCTTCAAACAGAGCGGGCATTGCTGGATACTTGTGTTTTTTCATTCATTCACAAGGGTGATACGCGGTCTAAACCCTATTTGACTTATCTTACCAGCAAATTCGGATGCCTATCTTTTATTACGGTTGGCGAGTTATATGCCTGGTCAAAGATACGGCGTTGGGGTAAGGGGCAAATTGAGGTATTAGAAAATGCGCTCAGAGCATACGTAGTATTGCCCTATGACAAGGACTTGGCTGTTGCCTTTGGGTCTATAAGGGCAGAAAGCCACCAAAAGGGCAGAGCGATGTCAAACAACGATGCCTGGGTAGCCGCCTGCGCGTTAAGATTTGGTTGTACGCTGCTGACAAATAATAGAAGGCATTATGAACATCTCAACGGGATAACTATTGTGTCTCTTCCGTGA
- a CDS encoding cyclase family protein, with protein MTTKQRIPTKQDVLSYLHDRTNWGRWGKKGSAGAMNLITPSKTMAALKLPKKGRTVSMSRPFNTTPSMENGRPAQHYMMVQDRPPGGGASMDFYGIFYHGQSTTHIDALCHVWDERGMWDGKDAKEVLKFDGARYGSVDAWKEGIITRGVLLDVPRHRKKPYVTIETPVHGWELEDIARAEGVKLEAGDAVMVYSGREAYAKAHNGLWGGGVERPGLHASCLPFLRDNDVSILGWDMMDHQPNEYGLPWTVHGAIFAYGVALLDNALLEPLAKVCAEEKRWEFLVTINPLYVIGGTGSPVNPIAVF; from the coding sequence ATGACCACAAAACAGCGCATCCCAACAAAACAAGACGTCCTCTCCTACCTGCACGACCGCACCAACTGGGGGCGGTGGGGGAAGAAGGGGAGCGCGGGGGCGATGAACCTGATCACGCCCTCGAAGACCATGGCGGCGCTGAAGCTGCCCAAGAAGGGGCGGACGGTGTCGATGAGCAGGCCGTTTAACACCACGCCGTCGATGGAGAACGGGAGGCCGGCGCAGCATTACATGATGGTGCAGGACAGGCCGCCGGGTGGCGGCGCCTCTATGGACTTCTACGGCATCTTCTACCACGGCCAGTCGACGACGCACATCGACGCGCTGTGTCACGTGTGGGACGAGCGGGGGATGTGGGACGGGAAGGACGCCAAGGAGGTGCTGAAGTTCGACGGGGCGAGGTACGGGTCGGTGGACGCGTGGAAGGAGGGGATTATCACTCGAGGGGTGCTGCTGGACGTGCCGCGGCATCGCAAGAAGCCGTATGTGACCATAGAGACGCCGGTGCACGGGTGGGAGCTGGAGGATATCGCCAGGGCGGAGGGGGTGAAGCTGGAGGCGGGGGACGCGGTGATGGTGTACAGCGGCCGTGAGGCGTATGCCAAGGCCCACAATGGCTTGTGGGGAGGCGGGGTGGAGAGGCCGGGGCTGCACGCGTCGTGCCTGCCGTTTTTGCGGGACAACGATGTTTCCATATTGGGGTGGGATATGATGGACCACCAGCCCAACGAGTACGGGCTGCCGTGGACGGTGCACGGGGCGATTTTTGCCTACGGGGTGGCGCTCCTGGACAACGCGCTGCTGGAGCCGCTGGCGAAGGTGTGCGCCGAGGAGAAGCGATGGGAGTTTTTGGTGACGATTAACCCGCTGTATGTGATTGGGGGGACGGGGTCGCCGGTGAACCCGATAGCTGTGTTTTAG
- a CDS encoding MOSC domain-containing protein, with amino-acid sequence MPTVKEIFISPVKSLALQCASIVHVSPTGILEDRRFFIIDASGQLMTQRQIGHMVQIKAEYRLDPERLHLDFPTGNTLDGPLDLGGPVAIPFWGRQVGGRLVDGDWNAALSDFLRHPVLLVRSDYPGQSYDEFPVSLVSQASVDELVLRAKDSSISMPSDPRRFRPNLVIDGCIPNEEDSWIGKTIKIGQSLVLRMVKRDPRCAITTHDPDSGARDFDTLRLILSYRPDVKAYMGVYGIVDHPGKISLGDQVSVLSS; translated from the coding sequence ATGCCCACCGTCAAAGAAATCTTCATCTCCCCCGTCAAATCCCTCGCCCTCCAGTGCGCCTCCATCGTCCACGTCTCCCCCACCGGCATCCTAGAGGACCGCCGCTTCTTCATCATCGACGCCTCGGGCCAGCTTATGACCCAGCGGCAAATCGGACACATGGTGCAAATCAAGGCCGAATACCGCCTCGACCCCGAGCGCCTCCACCTCGATTTCCCCACCGGCAATACGCTAGACGGCCCCCTAGACCTCGGCGGCCCCGTGGCCATCCCCTTCTGGGGCCGGCAGGTAGGTGGCCGCCTCGTCGATGGCGATTGGAACGCCGCCCTCTCCGACTTCCTCCGCCATCCCGTCCTTCTCGTCCGCTCCGACTACCCCGGCCAGTCCTACGACGAATTCCCCGTCTCCCTGGTCTCCCAGGCCTCGGTGGACGAGCTGGTTCTTCGGGCCAAAGACTCTTCTATCTCCATGCCTTCCGACCCCCGCCGCTTCCGCCCCAACCTGGTCATCGATGGCTGTATACCCAACGAGGAGGACTCGTGGATAGGCAAAACTATAAAAATCGGCCAGAGCCTGGTGCTGCGAATGGTCAAGCGTGACCCCCGATGTGCCATCACCACCCACGACCCCGACTCCGGCGCCCGCGACTTCGACACCCTGCGCCTGATCCTCTCCTACCGACCCGACGTTAAGGCTTACATGGGCGTCTACGGCATCGTTGACCATCCTGGCAAAATCTCCCTCGGCGACCAGGTTTCAGTTTTGTCATCCTGA
- a CDS encoding 2-dehydropantoate 2-reductase — translation MQITIFGAGAIGGLTGALLEKAGQPVTLVDKVADHVRCINADGLRVTGFAGEFRVRPKALEPHQLKGPLDTVFLCVKSLHTLDAMNALMPHLGPKSTLVCFQNGVNEETIAKLIGPQRTVGCLVQWGGDYQSPGHIEYGNHGPYQIGELDGRTTPRLVELQKVLSKAQETFITGNIMGHKWSKQVWGYFYIGNALGTSPVPAMFANPRVQRILYACFKEGIAVCQADGIKLEPFAEVPFDPPAFAKLDFEATLPLFQQYADHYRPFVKVFSGPWRDIAVRKRPTEVDYVLGPFVEKGRQCRIPTPLTERMIALVKDVEQGRRQQDDANILELEKLL, via the coding sequence ATGCAAATTACCATCTTCGGCGCCGGCGCCATCGGCGGCCTCACCGGCGCCCTCCTGGAAAAAGCCGGCCAGCCCGTCACCCTCGTGGACAAGGTCGCCGACCACGTCCGCTGCATCAACGCCGACGGCCTTCGCGTCACCGGTTTCGCCGGCGAGTTCCGCGTCCGCCCCAAAGCCCTCGAGCCCCATCAGCTAAAAGGCCCCCTCGACACCGTCTTCCTTTGCGTCAAGTCCCTCCATACCCTCGACGCCATGAACGCCCTCATGCCCCACCTCGGCCCCAAGTCCACCCTGGTCTGCTTTCAGAACGGTGTCAACGAGGAGACCATCGCCAAACTCATCGGCCCCCAGCGCACCGTCGGCTGCCTGGTGCAGTGGGGCGGCGACTACCAGTCCCCCGGCCACATCGAGTATGGTAACCACGGCCCTTATCAGATAGGCGAACTCGATGGCCGCACCACGCCCCGACTCGTCGAACTGCAAAAAGTCCTCTCAAAAGCCCAGGAGACCTTCATCACCGGCAACATCATGGGCCACAAGTGGTCCAAGCAGGTCTGGGGTTACTTCTACATCGGCAACGCCCTGGGCACATCCCCCGTCCCCGCCATGTTTGCCAACCCGCGCGTCCAGCGCATCCTCTATGCCTGCTTCAAAGAAGGCATCGCCGTGTGCCAGGCCGACGGGATCAAGCTGGAGCCCTTCGCCGAAGTCCCCTTCGACCCGCCAGCCTTCGCTAAGCTCGACTTCGAGGCCACCCTCCCCCTCTTCCAACAGTACGCCGACCACTACCGGCCCTTCGTCAAAGTCTTCTCCGGCCCCTGGCGCGACATCGCTGTCCGCAAGCGCCCCACCGAAGTCGATTATGTCCTCGGCCCCTTCGTCGAAAAAGGCCGCCAGTGCCGCATCCCTACCCCTTTGACCGAGCGTATGATCGCCCTCGTCAAAGACGTTGAACAAGGCCGCCGCCAGCAAGACGACGCTAACATTTTGGAACTAGAGAAGCTTTTATAA
- a CDS encoding GIY-YIG nuclease family protein — translation MAFYVYMLKCSDGSYYTGHADNLDKRIGEHQSGFFCGYTKRRRPVRFVFVEEFATRSYALDAEFQIKGWSRAKKEALIRRDWKRIVELSKSHASTSSARAIDS, via the coding sequence ATGGCTTTTTACGTCTATATGCTCAAATGCTCTGATGGCTCATACTACACCGGGCATGCCGACAATCTGGATAAACGTATAGGCGAGCATCAAAGCGGCTTCTTTTGCGGGTACACCAAGAGACGAAGGCCTGTACGTTTCGTTTTTGTAGAAGAGTTCGCTACAAGGTCTTACGCTCTGGATGCAGAATTCCAAATCAAAGGTTGGTCTAGGGCTAAAAAGGAAGCTCTTATTCGAAGGGATTGGAAGAGGATCGTGGAGCTATCGAAGTCTCATGCTTCGACAAGCTCAGCACGAGCGATTGATAGCTAA
- a CDS encoding amidohydrolase has translation MAKQGFKVFDSDMHVLEPADLWQKYMPASMKKHAPIGLTDWPMDLRVRLGHRNNPPHTGTGITTQTNRINKDLLPQYTHDLERNFDATAQVRAMDKEGIDKTVLFPSRGLYASAFSDLEPKLSSAIARAYNDWLADFCRDGDPKRMFGSGMLPIHDVSLAIKEARRAVNDLGFKAVFLRPNPVREGEYWELPKYDPLWSEIESLDTALGFHEGMNSYQPTTGNDRWERGGKYALKHAVSHPLEQMQAVAAFTLGGVLHRHPKLRVGFLEGNGSWLPFWLWRLDEHLEWAGKVEHAELSMKPSEYFFRQAYVSVECEETPAKHAIDAVGDDVFVFSTDYPHPDAKYPGSTQYFLKHMPISDESKRKILWDNCLRLYKL, from the coding sequence GTGGCCAAACAAGGTTTTAAAGTTTTCGACAGCGACATGCACGTCCTGGAGCCCGCCGACCTGTGGCAAAAGTACATGCCGGCCTCCATGAAGAAACACGCCCCCATCGGCCTTACTGACTGGCCTATGGACCTTCGCGTCCGCCTCGGCCACCGCAACAACCCGCCCCACACCGGCACCGGCATCACCACCCAGACCAATCGAATCAACAAAGACCTCCTCCCTCAGTACACCCACGACCTGGAGCGCAACTTTGACGCCACTGCTCAGGTCCGCGCTATGGACAAAGAAGGTATCGACAAGACCGTTCTCTTCCCATCGCGCGGTCTTTACGCCAGCGCCTTCTCCGACCTGGAGCCGAAGCTGTCCAGCGCCATCGCCCGGGCTTACAACGACTGGCTGGCCGATTTCTGCCGCGACGGAGATCCTAAGCGTATGTTCGGCTCCGGCATGCTTCCCATCCACGATGTCTCGCTGGCGATTAAAGAAGCTCGACGCGCCGTCAATGATCTGGGCTTCAAAGCCGTATTCCTCCGCCCTAACCCCGTCCGCGAGGGCGAATACTGGGAACTCCCTAAGTACGACCCCCTGTGGAGTGAAATCGAATCCCTGGACACAGCCCTGGGTTTCCACGAGGGCATGAACTCCTACCAGCCCACCACCGGCAACGACCGCTGGGAGCGCGGGGGCAAGTACGCCCTGAAGCATGCTGTCTCCCATCCCCTCGAGCAGATGCAGGCTGTGGCCGCCTTCACCCTCGGCGGCGTCCTCCACCGCCACCCCAAGCTGCGCGTCGGCTTCCTGGAAGGCAACGGCTCGTGGCTCCCTTTCTGGCTCTGGCGGCTGGACGAGCATCTGGAATGGGCCGGCAAGGTCGAGCACGCCGAGTTGTCCATGAAGCCCAGCGAGTATTTCTTCCGTCAGGCCTACGTCTCCGTCGAATGCGAGGAGACCCCCGCCAAGCACGCCATCGATGCCGTCGGTGACGACGTCTTCGTTTTCTCCACCGACTACCCCCACCCCGACGCCAAGTACCCCGGCTCCACCCAGTACTTCCTAAAGCATATGCCCATCTCGGACGAGTCCAAACGCAAAATCCTCTGGGACAACTGCCTGCGGCTGTACAAGCTGTAA
- a CDS encoding amidohydrolase, with amino-acid sequence MAPVKFISADSHVDEDESYQQRVPAQYRHRLPHKETINGGEYSVAEGRKTRRYDLAEANINEDDLNRQFRQDPFGGRDIPRRLKDMKRDNITGEVIYCNSLLALTASPDANFQLASAKAYNDWVFDIFGAHQDRFAPAAILPTKDVSKAVEEVRRLAKKGFRVVSSPISVLNQPYNLPVYEPLWDVLEDTGMVFSLHFTTGENDHLPDNPGEEKSGGFLTYMVTSMAEGIEPVTRLIAAGIPQRHPDLNFVIVECGGGWLAWTLYAMDEQYGRKHMWIQPKLDMKPSEYFKRQGHVTFGDDEVALATLDYIGDGALLWGSDYPHDEGTFPHSQEVIDRIFQGHPESVKRKIVYDNASRLYRFPSPK; translated from the coding sequence ATGGCCCCCGTAAAGTTTATCTCCGCCGACTCCCACGTTGACGAGGACGAAAGCTACCAGCAGCGCGTCCCCGCCCAGTATCGCCACCGCTTGCCCCACAAAGAGACCATCAACGGCGGCGAGTACTCCGTCGCCGAGGGCCGTAAGACCCGCCGCTATGACCTGGCCGAGGCCAACATCAACGAGGACGACCTCAACCGCCAGTTCCGCCAGGACCCCTTCGGCGGACGCGACATTCCCCGCCGCCTCAAGGACATGAAGCGCGACAACATCACCGGCGAGGTCATCTACTGCAACTCCCTCCTGGCCCTTACCGCCTCCCCCGACGCCAATTTCCAGCTCGCCTCCGCCAAAGCCTACAACGACTGGGTCTTCGATATCTTTGGCGCTCACCAGGACCGCTTCGCCCCTGCCGCCATCCTCCCCACCAAAGACGTGTCCAAGGCCGTCGAGGAGGTGCGACGGCTGGCTAAGAAGGGATTTCGAGTCGTCAGTTCGCCCATCAGCGTCCTGAACCAGCCCTACAACCTCCCCGTCTATGAGCCTCTATGGGACGTCCTGGAGGACACGGGCATGGTCTTCAGCCTCCACTTCACCACCGGCGAGAACGACCACCTGCCCGACAACCCCGGCGAGGAAAAGAGCGGCGGCTTCCTCACCTACATGGTCACCTCCATGGCGGAAGGCATTGAGCCTGTCACCCGCCTCATCGCCGCCGGCATCCCCCAGCGCCACCCTGACCTCAACTTCGTCATCGTGGAATGCGGCGGTGGCTGGCTGGCCTGGACCCTCTACGCTATGGACGAGCAGTATGGCCGGAAGCACATGTGGATCCAGCCCAAGCTGGACATGAAGCCCAGCGAGTATTTCAAGCGCCAGGGCCACGTCACCTTCGGCGACGACGAGGTAGCCCTCGCCACCCTGGATTACATCGGCGACGGCGCCCTCCTCTGGGGCAGCGACTACCCCCACGACGAAGGCACCTTCCCCCATTCCCAGGAGGTTATAGACCGCATCTTCCAGGGCCATCCGGAGTCGGTGAAGCGCAAAATCGTCTATGACAACGCCTCCAGGCTGTACAGGTTCCCTTCGCCGAAGTAG
- a CDS encoding enoyl-CoA hydratase/isomerase family protein, translating into MDTQDGFKTIKLSIAAPVATLTLARPDALNALDPAMARELHDALSRVEATPSLKALIIRGEGRAFCAGADLRYVESVMKEPRKLKPFIELLNGLFFRLEALPLPVIAVVHGFCLAGGLELALACDLILAADDAQMGDQHANFGLMPGGGATQRLPRKVGYQRAMDLMLTGRRLSGAEAAGWGLALRADPADKLDSELQALLDQLRPKSAESLRRIKTAVHHGLDLPLKDGVVQEIESFVDYLSSHPDPAEGIQAFKERRQPRF; encoded by the coding sequence ATGGACACTCAAGACGGCTTCAAGACCATAAAACTATCTATCGCCGCCCCTGTCGCCACCCTCACCCTCGCCCGTCCCGACGCCCTCAACGCCCTGGACCCCGCCATGGCCCGCGAGCTTCACGATGCCCTCTCGCGAGTCGAAGCCACACCCAGCCTCAAAGCCCTGATCATCCGAGGCGAAGGCCGCGCATTCTGCGCCGGCGCTGACTTGCGCTACGTCGAATCAGTCATGAAGGAGCCGAGAAAACTTAAGCCCTTCATTGAATTGCTCAACGGCCTCTTCTTCCGTCTGGAAGCCCTTCCCCTTCCTGTCATCGCCGTCGTCCACGGCTTCTGCCTCGCCGGCGGTCTCGAACTGGCCCTGGCCTGCGACCTCATCCTCGCCGCCGATGACGCCCAGATGGGCGACCAGCACGCCAACTTTGGCCTTATGCCCGGCGGCGGCGCCACCCAGCGGTTGCCTCGCAAGGTCGGCTACCAGCGCGCCATGGATCTGATGCTCACTGGCCGCCGCCTCTCCGGCGCCGAGGCCGCCGGGTGGGGCCTGGCCCTGCGCGCCGACCCCGCCGACAAGCTAGACTCGGAACTCCAGGCCCTCCTCGATCAGCTCCGCCCCAAAAGCGCCGAAAGTCTTCGCCGCATCAAGACCGCCGTCCACCACGGCCTCGACCTGCCCTTGAAAGACGGCGTCGTTCAAGAAATCGAAAGCTTCGTCGACTACCTCTCCTCACACCCAGACCCAGCCGAAGGCATCCAGGCCTTCAAAGAGCGGCGGCAACCGAGGTTCTAG
- a CDS encoding MFS transporter, producing the protein MASCRNMGLLSTYREVMDTPMRRQVVVALSAAYLLVQVSSFPVALTLPSIADHFNVSVTTAAWVMIANLLVLGSTVYLAAKLGDRYGHKEAFFIGIVIITLAAAGAAFSQSLEQLIICRALQGIGAAFATGNINAILAGTFPWQQRGRAFAMPVTAGQVGVFLSLIFFTIFLQYISWRAVFITFIPLGIMAIAAGLPLLKHKDTRPQLAQVPINFVGGILFIGAIATLILASSHLHSGEESFTSSDAISYHIPMHILFAGLLAAFIVAELKMKQSFLDFRQFKNSNFSMALFSNISFHLSMLAIMTLVPIMVQKGFAKDPIFIIYVLLPHECVNLFVPMVAGWYYDRHRPRLLRPIALSLIALGIILVGIVGLRVPFWYVPLLILPASLGTGLFNTINNTAIMNSVSAEQRGFASGMIETTRHVGHTLGATIAASAMALATPVALDLLEPGESKGYVRDGIQAATLAVVWLIIAGAVVAFYHKAALPLKSGRDATPQAPASGDGG; encoded by the coding sequence ATGGCTTCTTGCAGAAATATGGGCCTACTAAGCACATATCGTGAAGTGATGGACACACCGATGCGGCGGCAGGTGGTCGTCGCACTGAGCGCGGCGTACTTGCTGGTGCAGGTGTCCAGCTTCCCGGTGGCGCTGACGCTACCCAGCATTGCCGACCATTTCAACGTGAGCGTGACCACGGCGGCGTGGGTGATGATCGCCAACCTGCTGGTGCTGGGTAGCACGGTGTACCTGGCGGCCAAACTGGGCGACAGGTATGGGCACAAAGAAGCCTTCTTCATCGGCATTGTTATCATAACGCTGGCGGCGGCGGGGGCGGCGTTTTCGCAGAGCTTGGAGCAGTTAATCATTTGCAGGGCGTTGCAGGGCATCGGCGCGGCCTTCGCGACAGGAAACATCAACGCCATACTGGCGGGCACCTTCCCGTGGCAGCAGCGAGGGCGGGCCTTCGCCATGCCGGTGACGGCGGGCCAAGTCGGAGTTTTTTTGAGCCTCATCTTCTTTACCATCTTCCTGCAGTACATAAGCTGGCGGGCCGTCTTCATCACTTTTATTCCTCTTGGGATCATGGCTATCGCGGCGGGATTGCCGCTGCTGAAGCACAAAGACACGCGGCCTCAGTTAGCGCAGGTGCCGATTAATTTTGTGGGCGGGATACTGTTCATCGGCGCGATAGCCACGCTAATCCTGGCGAGCTCACACCTACACTCCGGCGAGGAATCGTTCACCAGCTCGGACGCAATAAGCTACCACATACCGATGCACATACTGTTCGCGGGACTGCTGGCGGCGTTCATCGTGGCGGAATTAAAAATGAAGCAGTCCTTCCTTGATTTCCGGCAGTTTAAGAACAGCAACTTTTCGATGGCGCTGTTTTCGAACATCAGCTTCCACCTATCGATGCTGGCGATTATGACCCTGGTGCCCATTATGGTTCAGAAGGGATTTGCCAAGGACCCTATCTTTATTATCTACGTGCTTCTGCCCCACGAGTGCGTGAACCTGTTCGTGCCGATGGTGGCGGGCTGGTACTACGACCGGCATCGCCCTCGACTGCTGCGTCCTATAGCCCTGTCGCTGATAGCTTTGGGCATAATTCTGGTGGGCATTGTGGGCCTGAGGGTGCCCTTCTGGTACGTACCGCTGCTGATACTGCCGGCGTCCCTGGGGACCGGGCTGTTCAACACCATCAACAACACGGCGATTATGAACTCGGTGTCAGCGGAGCAGCGGGGGTTCGCGTCGGGGATGATAGAGACGACGCGGCACGTGGGGCATACCCTGGGCGCGACGATTGCGGCATCGGCCATGGCGCTGGCGACACCGGTGGCGCTGGACTTGCTGGAGCCGGGGGAGTCGAAGGGATATGTGCGGGACGGCATCCAGGCGGCGACGCTGGCGGTGGTATGGCTGATTATCGCCGGGGCGGTAGTGGCGTTTTACCACAAGGCTGCATTGCCGCTTAAGTCGGGAAGGGATGCGACGCCGCAGGCTCCGGCGTCGGGGGATGGGGGATAG